Part of the Clarias gariepinus isolate MV-2021 ecotype Netherlands chromosome 25, CGAR_prim_01v2, whole genome shotgun sequence genome is shown below.
TAAATGAAAACAGCACCGGTGAAACGCAGTTACTCCAAACTTCCCGTCTGGATTGTAGAAGATCATCATGAGGTTAGcgattaaacttaaaaaaatagtttttgtcCTTCCGATAATAAGCACTAGCCCGTTAAAGAATGTGGCGGTGTCCCGAATGTGTAGTTACTTCTATCCtggtgcactatgtagggtttAACATAACAATCTAATGTACACTATTTAGTGCCCTATTAATTTATCGAGGAACTATTTGGACATTAGACCATCACTATAAACTTATTGAAAGGGAAATCTGTGCTTTAATGCAACAATTTACAGATATTATGAAAATATGCTAagttacagtgtgtgtaaatcttatgtcatatattttatgtatattacactattattagatatttttgtGCCTTATATTGTAATGCAGCTTGATGTATATTGCACTTATAGACATTTGgtatttatagttttattatgtattacagtattataattatataataaatataaagtggTATCAAGAAGTTTCTAGACtagaccttcataagtcagtgtgatAAAAGGCATGGTCCTGTGTACACCAGGAGATGTAGAACTAGAGCTGATTCGATCACGTGCGTTACCgcgtctgctatttcatcatcGACAGTAAGTTAGAACAAAGGGCGGACGTGAAATTCTttgtgaaactgggcaaatctgccacagagacgttTGACGTGATTCGGCAAGTTTACGGCGATGCTGTGACGAGTCGTTCGAGGTCAAcaaagaacatcactggaagacgaCAAGAGATCAACAAGCTCAACCCCAGAAATTGTCCGGCAACTTGTGCACGATGATCGTCAGAGATCAATCCACAACGTTGCTGTCACTGTCGGTGTGTCAAACAGAACAGTCCAGGCGTTCCTCACCTGTGGTTTGAACATGTGccgtgttgctgccaagtttaTCTCCAGGTTGCTGaaccaggagcagaaggaacatcttGTTGAAGTTATATAACTCCGTCAGCGTGCCGTGAATGAAGCTTGGGTTTACTGGTACGAGCCTGAGacgaagcaacagtcttcacaatggaagagcccatcatcaAGGCCGAGTGCATGCTCATCATCTTTTTCGACGTTACATCAAGAACTCGTCCCCAGGGCCAGAACGTCACTGGGGAATTCTACCGCCAGGTTTTAAGGCATTTGAGGGAGGTCGTACGGGGCAGAAAACGGAGCTTGTAAACGGATCTAATGtcaactttttgataccacttCATAATaaagcactcacacacacaatatgtgtttgttttttttctctgtactcAGGTCGTGCAGCACATCTACCGTGCCATCGGCTCTCGGCACATCCCGATGAAGGACATTAAGATGGTTCACTTGGACTCGCACCCTGACCTGCTCATCCCCGTCAGCATGGCCGCACACACCGTGTTTAATAAAGAAGCTCTGTTCAGGTGACGGGATGTGAAAAGTGCATTAATCTCattttacatgtgtgtgtaatgggCTTAACAATCTGTTTGCGTGTGTTTTCCTTGCTAGTGAGCTGAGCATCGAGAACTGGATCATGCCGATGGTATACGCCGGACACGTCTCCCACGTGGCCTGGCTCCATCCCTACTGGGCTCAGCAGATCCGAGAGGGCGAGCATAAGATGTGTGTGGGGAGGGACACGTCCACCAACACCATCAGGTACCGCACACATCAATGTATCTGGTCCGGGagtgtttgtacacacacagtggtgtttATTATACAGCAGGTGTTGGATTCGAGATTTTGATTCGAGTTATTTAGAGTCTTTACACAGATTTGTTCAGTCTGGATGAAGGTCAAGGCTGAGTAACAAACGCTTGGCGCTTGGGTTGTGTACTTCAGTGTCTGGAAGAAATATTTCCAAaatgaagcaaacacacactcggTGAATGTTAGAGGATTGAATCGCAGGCATGAATAAAAGGTTTGCTGATTCATTActgaagaaaggaaggaaggttGAAATTTAAGGAAGGATGGGATGAATAAgaaagatagatggatggatggatggatggacacgCACATCTACTGTAGTATGTACGCTTGAAGGATGAACGAGCTCGAACTGACTCAGCAGTGAATGTTAGAGGATTGAATCGCGGGTATGAACGAAAGATTTGCTGGTTTATTACTGATTCACTGAACGGGACAAGAATAAATCTTTCGAACAAGAGATGATCACATGTGATTCACCGATTTAAACATGGAGCCGCTCAACCAGACTGGAGCAAATCTCAGGTATAACTGACGAGTCACTGATTGTTTGATGACCAGAAGATTCACTGAATCAAACGCTAAGGACCAGGTCTTGTTAccgaaaaatatatttttataatggttTATCAGTAAGAATGAACTGAGGATAAAGATCAACTCTACAGGGATTTGTTCGGCGTAGTGAACTTTTTAGAGAGAGTGAATCATTTGGAAACGAGACATCACATGATGTCGTCCAATCACATCTGGATGATTCACACTTTTACTCTTATATACTCTTACTATAAATCTTTCAGATTTTAAACAGTATGTCTCTGAAGATTATGTCatatatgttaattaatttaaatccattatattttgataaatattaatataattatatattgcaTAATATTATTTCAAATGTTTAGAGATAAAGTAGGAAAGTAACAGAGCTCCataattgtttgttttatataataagTGTATGAAAGCTTTTGATGTGATCGTTCTGAAAGACGTTCCCTCGCACCTTCATCAGCACTAAAATGATGATCCTGAGACCCTCGCATGACTTCTAAAGAGTCAAAATTCCTTTATGTATTTTCCCTTTCCAGAGTCACTAGCACTGACGATTACTTCCTGAGCGACGCCCTGTACGTCCCGGCTGAGCAGCTCGAAGACAGGAAGCCCTTCCACCTCAGCGTGATCCGTGTGGATCCAGCACAGACGTGTTCTGACGGAAACCAGGACGACCACCAGCAGAACGCTGAGAAGAAATCCAAACCAGACCCTCACCTGGCGGGGAGAAGCGGCTCGTGCCGTGGCGTGTCTCAGGCAGCAGATGGCAGCAGCAGCACATCCGAGACGCCGAGTGTGCAGGACGAGACGGAGTCAGTCGTAGGCAGCCTACTGAGTGTACTCGAGCAGGACGATCCCTACATCCTCGATATTGACCTGGATTTCTTCTCCTGTAAGAATCCCTTCAAGGAAATGTACACGCAGGTACTGACTGAGAatcagaggcaaaaaaaaagtgccttTATCATTATGCAATTAAATGAGAAATTGtaggaataaaatattgaatatttagaATAATgactattatataaaaataaaaaatataccatttgtaaatatataatatcaaaatataaatacattattaacattatataaataatcaatattatgtataataatatataatacagtagtacagtatatttattatatttatattttatacaatataaatagttatcatcatttaaaaagcaTTCACAGACATGTTTTTtcgcaaatattaaaaaaaaggttttaaaatcattataaatcagaatttcatttattttttatattaacaacAAGAATAACAATTACAAAATTGAAGGAATAAAAGTATGAAATACAACATTCAGGTGCAAAAATGTAGTTATACAATTAACTATCTAcagtaaacaaaacaataaacaataacaataaataaaataaagcgctgataagaccaACAGAAGTTTAAATATAACCGGAGCTGGATCATTTCTGATTCTGTTGTTTTATCGGCTTTACAGATTTAAACGTAAGTTGGAAAGTAATAACGAGACGTTGGCAGCTTTAACAGAAGTCTGACCCCTTTGTATAAACTTCAGGCAGCAGAGGGCGCTAAATATTCAAACCTGCACCTTCTTAGTTCTCAGGCCTTTTCACTTCCCACATTCCCGACATattcacttgattttatttgtttaaaagtcTCCATTCCCTCCGCGCTGCTTCCTCTGACCCCTCTCTATTATTTGCATcacagggtgtcccaaaagtgtgacatcatttgaaatatgaatatttgAGTAACTACATGTCCAAGACGAACTAAATCAAATaggttgaaaaataaaatatttattcctgTATGCTGGtagtaagggggggggggggggggatgggggtaAAGACCAGTTCATTCACATAGCCCCATAATCACAAGGTGTCAAGTCAGGTGGTCATTTTAACAGCACATTGTCATTATCATTGGCACGCCCAATCCAGAAGTGAAACATTCAACTTGGTTAGTTTTTACACATCGCTTTAAAATGTTAGATAATCCGAGTGAGAGTTGGATATGTTCTTAGACTAAAAAACAATGTCGAATTatttgggacaccctgtataACGCAATGAAAACACCAGCTTGTtcttatgatgatgatgatgatgccaggACAAGATGAGATCTCTAAGGAAGTCTACGAACCCATGATGAGTGTGTACACCGTGTATGTGCAGGTAATACACCACGTGGATACAAGACATGTTACCGGATACAGAATAAACATCATGTGGGAGCTATAGAACTGATCCAGGGGCATTAATGCACATCACTAAGAGGACATTCAtcgttattcatttattcagtcTGGACAGGCTTTATCTAatgcagcacacacacgcaaGCATGCAGACTAGACCCGGCACACATCCGGTGTCGTCATGGGTTAAAGGGGCAGATGGCATGCTGAGGCTTATTGGAAAGTTGTGACATTTAAATATGACAATCTATAAGCCAGAGTTGTAAGGTAGAGTTCAATTAAACAAAtggcataaataaaaatcaacaaaacatGTGTTATTAGTAATAATTATGTATAACTTTTACTAAgtttagaatgtttttttatgaaaatgcattattaaattgAACAAAATGATCTGCCCATAAACTACCAAAAAATATGGAATTTCTAACTCTGACAAGCGGAGATAAAGACGTGAGGCAGGCAGCTTCTTTCCAGGCGTAGGTATATCGGAGTCTGTGGGCACAGAGAACGCATGTAATTTTAACTTCGGAAAGGATCTTCTTGCTGTTGAGAGTTCTTCACAGTCGAACTCCTGAAACCAGACAGCCTCGAGCCCCGGGTCTTAGAGGCATTCTTGTGGACCAGGAAGACCAAACGTTCAAAGTCGGGGTTCCAGAGGATGTGGGAGCTGATGAGGTGGGTTTTGAGATGTTTAAATGCCTCCTCGTCTTTGCACGTCCAGCACACATTCTCCgcaagacctttttttttagaagatcTGCTGCCATAGAGGTTGCAGATAGGATTGGACGACCcccatttttttctgtgattttaAAAGATTGCGTCCAAACCGGTACCCGAGGTCAGCCCCAAGGGACACTTCCAGGGGTTCTCCATTAGTCACACCTTCCACAAATCTCAGAGCACAGGTCTTAGATGGGGCAGGTGATCCTCCCAGGTACTTGAATGGATGATGACATCATCAAGTCCGTGAGCCGCTGGAAAGGGAAGAACCTAGTACGGCCAGTGGACCTGTTGAAAAGGCAATCTTTTATTTTGCTCCCGGCGTGAGGGCTACCTGCAAATATCCCTTGGTCAAATTGAGTGTCGAAATAAATCTGGCTTTTCTCAGTGGGTCCACAGGATCATCCATGGGCATGCCGGTTTCTTTATGATGCCATGTCGAAGCATGCTTTCTGCATTTATGGCATGACGACAGGCTTCCAGGGCTTTGTGTGGCCCCTGACGGACGATTGCTTGGGGAGTTGTTTTGATGTCGTGATGTACAAGATGTGTTCTCCCCCGAACCGGGCCTTACACGTCATTAAACTTTCCCACCAGTTTATCTAACTCTTGATTCTCTCCGTGTTGGATCAGCTTGTGGCCCGTCTTAGCAGATAAAAAAGAGGCAAGAGCTGAGATGCTCGGTATTGGTTTAATCCACTATTTCAATAACATTATACCTCTCAGTACATTTGCACCTACGCCCTCATCCACCACTCGCCGCAGCTTCTGCTTTAGAGTCTGATTAATTGGGTTCGGATCTGCTTAACCTGCAACAATACTGACGTTACACATAAGTTTCGACATAAATAGCGTACCTTTTCCCAACCAGCTGAAGAGCTGTACCAGTTCCCTCACGATGGTTTTTAAGATGGCTTTTCACAAAGCGTGTGCTGTAGTCGACAATGACAAGGATAAATTTGTGCCCTTTAGTCATTTTGGGAAGTGGGTTGACGATGTCCATACGTACCCGCTTGAATGGCATGCTGATGATTGGCAGAGGAATCAGCAGGGTTTTGTCGAGGATGTCCGTTGGCACTTTGCGCAGCGCTGGCAGAAGTTTCAAACCCTGGCGTTGAGTCCCACCCAGTGAAAGcgatctcttttttttattcagtagtATTATTAATCTCCAGGTGACTCCTGAATGGTGAGAAGTGCGCTAGGTGCATCACCGTGTCGGTTTACCTTGGGGCACCACTAAGAGAGCGCGGGGTTCACCTCTCCGTAAGGTGTGATAATACAGCAGGTTATTTTTCACCAGGAAGTAAGAGGTGGgccggggctgcgagggcgctGCTTCCACTATCTATTCCCAGCAGCGCTTTAAGCAGGAATCTTCTCTTTGAAATTGTGCAAAGCTGCCACCGTGTTCCATCTGCTGAGACAGCGACACAGAAGGATTAGAGGCATCATTAGCCTCACCTTCAACTTCTGCATCAATGCCCCCATCAGGGTTTGCCCCAGCCACTCCGGTTGTGTAGATGCCGCTTTTCCCCACTTTGATCTGTCTATGTCTAGTTATTTatgtctatccatccatctgtctctgtctgtctctgtctgtctgtctgtctgcctatgtccatccatctgtctatgtatctatctatccttctctctctctctaatttgCTCTCACCCATCTTTGCGTCCTAAACACGTTTAAACACGTGTGTTCGTGTTGGGACAGAAGACGGGCGTTTATCACTCATCTGCAAGACAGTAGTGCAGAAATGCCTGTAATGTGTTAAAGTGCAAACAGTGCACAGATGTAAAGAATTTGTCCATGTAACGTTTTGAATAGGTGTTTGTAATCAGGCCCATGTGTGCAGAGAGTATTAGGTGTCTTATGTGAAACAGGAGTGTACACAGTTCCATGTGTGCAGGTTTCTGTAGAATATAAAGTGTCTTAAGTGCAATAAAAGATGTGTGGGTTGAGCTGTAGATTTTTCGAGTTCAGGAGTAGGTGGGAGAGGTGGGAGGTAGTTTGCGTAACGGTGCGACCAGAAGAGAAGAGcattagtcagggaggtgaccaagaacccgattgTCACTCCGAAAGAGCTCCAGTGTGTGGTCTTGGTCATCTCCCTGATTAGGGCCCCCCTACCCTGATCGCTCACTTTGGCCAGGCAGCCCGCTCTAGGAGTCtagagtcctggtggttccaAACTTCTTCTATTTTTCTATGATGGAGGTCACTGAGCTCATCTGGACCTTCAATGCTGCGGAATTTTCgatacaatcctgtctcggaggtctacagaccaTTCCTtggacttcatgcttggtttgtgctctgacatgaactgttaaCTGTAGGACCTTATACAGACAGGTGTcttcatgtccaatcaactgaattcaGCAGGTGGACTCCTATcaagttgtagaaacatctcaaggaaaTCACtggaaacaggatgcacctgCGTGCATCATgtgattttaagattttaaataaaacttcctttattttgtCATTATATGGGgattgtttgtagaattttaagGTCAATAATAAATTCAATCCATTTTGTAATATGGCTGTAATGTAGCATACAGTGTCACCAGCTCTAAAGGCTGTGTCCCGTGCCCTCAAAAGTTAGTGCACCTCTCCTCTCAGCCATGGTTTCTGGTTAGCCCGAATAGTGATGGACTGTATATTGAACTTTAAAATGGaattaaaattctaaaaaaaaaaaatttctcacatacacagtcatacacagtaagatatacagtgaaatgttttaacGACCACGCATAacctaaaaatgaaaaagaaaaagaaaatattctaaataaaaaatatgaactgAGGATATAATCTtacttataattttatattaatttaaaataataattttattaaagaagagaaaagttgagtataaaaaatataatatgaaataatatataaaatatttaaataagaactataaaacatgaaatacaatataaaaattaagaaagatcTAAAAAgagttgtattattattgttgttgttgttaataataatattatttttatttaatgtgtatgtATCCTGATTATATTTTGCCTATCAAAGaaccaaaataataattgtgttaaagtaaaaacattaatCTTTAATATGCATGTTTTTCCCTAAAGGGCGTGTTTGGTCACATGACTCAGGCTCATTATAATATCTGAGTGAGAGCTTTCGGATTCACTGATGTTTCTGtactgtgtgtatttatatctTTACAGTCGTATACAGCATTTTCTCTGTCTTACTTACTGTGTGGCTGAGAAAtgctgcgcgcacacacacacacacacacacacacacactcttaaagCCTCTGTGATGAATAgaggaaatgtgtttgtgttccgAGAGTCTGATGAAGACGAGCCGTGTACAGAGAGACCGAGCTGTGATGATCAAAGCTCTTCCTCTCCTCAAAGAAATGCCTATAAATAattgtgtgtctgtatatatatatatatatatgtgtgtgtgtgtgtgtgtgtgtgtgtgtgtatgtggttggGCTTTAAAAGgagtaattacatttttatgagtTCGATTTGTATATCGATCAACATgtttctctatctgtctgttaaaccctctgtctgtttgtctgtctgtctgtctgtctgtctgtccctctgtctatctgtctgtctgtctgtccctctgtgtatctgtctgtctgtccctctgtctgtctgtctgtccctctgtctatctgtctgtctgtctgtccctctgtctatctgtctgtctgtctgtccctctgtctatctgtctgtctgtctgtctgtctttctctctctttctctctctttcggTATATGTATCTGAGTGATGGAGTATGttcagagtgtatgtgtgtgtgtgtgtgtgtgtgtatgtgtgtatgtgtgtatgtgtgtgtgtgtgtgtgtgtgtgtgtgtgtgtgttgacgcGGTGTTGTTTTCTGCTTGTACAGGAGGAGTTCTCCCTCCTGCAGGAGCTCTACAGGTTCGAGAGGCCGCGCACGAATGCGGACGAGGTAATGCAGGCTCTCAATCACATTAACGCTAACGAGTTCAGAGAGACGGCGAGGGTTCGAGTGGAGTTGGACGGTTTTAGTACTCCTCTGTAGAGCAGCgcagtggacacacacacacacacacacacacacaccaggggcATCTGGGGACgtgatcattcattcattcagcttTGGTAAGCACCTTATACTGGGGTCAGGGTCATGGTGTTCACTGGGAGTACTGGGAAGGAGGCGGGCATAGACCCTGACTGGGACACCAGATGACGGGCGTGGTCATTTGTGCGCTTGTGTACGCGTGAACGTGTCACTCTGTACTCCTGCAGGAGgcgctgtgtgagtgtgtggagaGACGCACGCGGCAGCTGGAGGATCTGGAGGCGACGTTCGCTGATCTGCTGGAGGACGACAACGAGTCCACTGTGGAGCGCTTAGCGGATAAGCCTgggttcgcacacacacacacacacacacacacacacacacacacacacacacgtacagtacTCCCAAAACACTGCttaaatcagctgtgtgtgAAGCTGATAGTGC
Proteins encoded:
- the c25h5orf22 gene encoding UPF0489 protein C5orf22 homolog, translated to MKTAPVKRSYSKLPVWIVEDHHEVVQHIYRAIGSRHIPMKDIKMVHLDSHPDLLIPVSMAAHTVFNKEALFSELSIENWIMPMVYAGHVSHVAWLHPYWAQQIREGEHKMCVGRDTSTNTIRVTSTDDYFLSDALYVPAEQLEDRKPFHLSVIRVDPAQTCSDGNQDDHQQNAEKKSKPDPHLAGRSGSCRGVSQAADGSSSTSETPSVQDETESVVGSLLSVLEQDDPYILDIDLDFFSCKNPFKEMYTQEEFSLLQELYRFERPRTNADEEALCECVERRTRQLEDLEATFADLLEDDNESTVERLADKPGMSSLVKLVYSLKSRSETPDYEMVHQAGLTCDYSELPHHVSSEAEIEQLMRAVRLVLQPLPKPTLITVSRSSMDEYCPPEQVESIQSSVLKVLEALFGSLDVHKEYGEAAGEAAGGNTT